The Anolis sagrei isolate rAnoSag1 chromosome 6, rAnoSag1.mat, whole genome shotgun sequence genome includes the window GTTTTAAAGATAAAGTTTTCCCCCAACTCAACTATGGACACATTATTTTGCTACATTATTGcaaaacaacagtaacaaaacTAAACCTGGATTGAAATCCGCATCCTAGTATTCTTTACCCAGTTGCAGAAGTGACATGGACCAAAACCAGATGGAATTGCAAAACTTGGTTCATAAACCCGCCAAAAGGCAGGAACTATAACCCTCGCCAAATGAAATGTATGTCCCTGTTGTACATTATTCACTACAGATGCATTGATTGGTCGTAAAGGCTTTTTATTGCACAAAATCCATGTACTAAGCTACCAATAACTTAGAACAAATATGTTTGCTTTGGTCTGCTACAACTTTATGAATTTTTCAATGTCACATTGCAATTATGAGCCAAAGGCTGCATAAAATGAAAAGCTTTAAGCACCAGTTCCACAGATTCAGGCTGCTATTAATTGGGACTGGTTTGGAGAACTGGGATGTGAGCAGCACTTAAACTacacccctcccttctcctcttccttagcATTCAAAGAAAGATGCAGAAAGCCATAACAATATCTTTCATACTCATATCTATAATAGTAGTTTGCACAAGCCAAGAGTCCAAACTATGGTTTAGTTTCAGCATGGGATATGGATATAACAGCAAACTATAGTAGGTCACACTTGGATGGAATAAGAAACTGCAAATTAGAACTATCTTATCATCTCAAGTGCAAAAAAAAAGAATAGTAGGAAATGTGAGCAAATGAACTGAGCTCTGTTTTAAGCTATTCACAAACATTTCCTCTTTATTGATACTCTGTGTGCATTTGCTCTTAGGGACAACACAAAGGATTCTAGGTTCCTGAACAGAAGGTATTCAGAAGGAACCTTAGCGAGCGATTACAGCCGAACTTTGGACAACATGCTGAAGAAGAACTTTGTAGAATGGCTCTTGAACAGGAGGGAGAACCGGATTGAGTAAGTCATAGCACACATCCTTCCTAAATTTCTATCCTggatttttgtgtatgtgtgtcagaagcgacttgagaaactgcaagtcacttctggtgtgagagaattggtcgtctgcaaggatgttgcccaggggacacccggatgtttttcatgttttaccatccttgtgggaggcttctctcacatccctgcatgaggagctggagctgacagagggagctcatctgcactcaccccagatttgaacctccaaccttcagtcctgctggcacaaaggtttaacccattttggATCAACAGATAAAGTTATTCCCTgtcattaagttcagttgtgtacAACtctggggttgatgctcatcttcatttctaagctgaagagccaacgttgtccatagacacctccaaggtcatgtggccggcatatcTGCATTGAACACCATtaacttcctgccagagcggtagaaggaggaggaggaggaggaggaggaggaggaggaggaggaggaggagtttatttttctaccccgcctgcatctccctgaagggactcggggcggcttacatggggccagacccagacaacatacaattaaaagcagagcaataacaaattacaattttaaaaaagcataaaacagcataacaatacctattgatctactcacatttgtatgttttcgaactgctaggttgtcagaagctggggctaacagcgggagctcaccccgttccctagattcaaacctgttaccttttggtcagcaagttcagcagtttaacccactgcaccaccgcaaACAAAGAAAGATGGAATGGTTTGACCTTGCCCATGTCTCCATCCTCCATATGTGAGCCTTACAAAGCATAGGCAATTTTGTATGGATGTAGTTTAGTGTAACTCTCAAAAACTAGTCACATTATCCTTTCTAAAATAAGGGTTATTATCAGACTCCTATTTTCTTCTATCAGGATTTCCATTACACAAAGCAATCCCAGGGTATATTGAACATAGTTTAGAGAAGGAAAAAGTAATGTCTTTTTACAAACCCAACTGAAAAAGTAGTTTGTTTACATCCTTATTGGGATCTAAGAATTGTATCTTCTTCTTATGTATTTCCCCCAAGTAACAGCCTTGAGCCATCCAAGAGAGAAGTCAAACTCCCAGAATTGCAGGAAAGGAATGAAGGCACTAAAGTTGGAACTAAGGAGGCAAAGGAGTGCATTCGCTGGCTTTTGTCAAATGTGGGAAAACAGAGGTGAGTTTAAATCACATCTATACTACAATAAGGTTCTATTTCATATAAGTAACAcatgatttcatttatttttctatctTTTCCAAGAATGAGACTCAAGGATGTATTTTAGTATAGGTGGAACATTTAAATCTTAGGACAGAGACTAAACTAACCTAAGGTTCCCATATTTTCACTCAATATTTAAGTGCCATTCATAAtatcctcagagaaaggcaagggaAAAACCACTCTGAGCAAATTCTTCCCTTGACAGGTTCATTGTAAGGTTGGCATTTGTTTGTaaagatttgaaagcacacacagaAGCAAAAATTGCTTTGATTGTATGGAGTTATGTATCACAGATACTTTTGAAAACAGTAAGGACACCATGGTGTACTGTAacataataaggtaaaggtaaaggttttcccctgacattaagtccagtcgtgttcgactctgggaggtggtgctcatctccatttctaagtcaaagagccggcgttgtccatagacacccccaaggtcatgtgtccggcattactattaccttcccgccggagcggtacctactgatctacctacttgaactgctaggttggcaggagctggggctacaAGCGGTTGCTCATgccgctcccaggattcaaacctgcgacctttcggtcagcataaTAACATAATAACTGGTAACCATTTTGGGAAATGGGATGTCGGGAATGTCAATGCTTACTGCATCCATCCTCTCTTTGTTACAATTAGTAATTTCCTGTAAGGCATGAAACATCAATTGAAGTCTATAACAGGAATTGTATGGATTggcaacaaataccaggtgctttaggctgtgtttgagaggaaggaattggcaaaaccacctaagAAAAACAATGAAATCCATGGTTGCACCATAAGTAGACAggcgacttgaaagtacacacacAAGTGTGTGCACGCACATACCCTGACAATTCTGCAGTGCCAGCATCACATGTTTTGACTTGCCTAGGCCACCATATGCCTGGGATCTTTCCCAGCTTCACTCAAACTACAGCGCTTTCACAacttctctttatttttttactatCTCAATCTCTGGGATCccagagtcaggaaatataaACCTCACAAATTTTTTTTGTAGGCTTCCTCTGTCAAATGGTTTGGATGACTGGAAGAACATCTTGAAGCAAGAATTTATCTTTTGGCTTATTTCTGCTGACCTTTGCAAACCAATGTGAGTGAATggctctgtccccccccccccccaattcaacaGCCAAGTATGGTTGGGCTGTGGGCACAATCCTTGTTATAGTCACAACATGACAGTACTTTGATTTCACTGTAACTATtacagctatggaatcctgggatttgtattttaggGAGACAATAgagtagacatgggcaaacttcggccctccaggtgttttggacttcaactctcacaatgcctatcggctgttaagaattgtggtagttgaagtccaaaacacctggagggctgaagtttgcccatgcctgccctaataataataataataacaacaacaacaacaacaacaacaataataataataataacaatatgccaaattcctctgggacttccggattcagacagagatTTGGAGCATAATATtcttgacctcacaatcgtgttaaaaaacaaagtatggattgttgatgtcgcaatcccaggtgacaacaggattgcagagaaacaactggaaaagctgacacgatatgaggatttaaagatcgaactgcaaagacactagcacaagccagtaaaggtggtcccagtggtgatcggcacactgggtgcagtgcctaaagaccttggcctgcacttaaacacaatcggcattgataaaattaccatctgccagttgcagaaggccaccttactgggatctgcacacattattcgccgatacatcacacagtcctagacacttgggaagtgtccgacgtgtgatccaattcaacaaccagcagagtgtctgctgtggactcatcttgttgtgtttcaagaaataataataaaactttatttataccccacaaccaTCTCCTTGacggggactctgggcggctaacatgaggccaagcccgaacaattaCATCAGATCAAATCAAGTACAGCAAATAATATCAAATGAAATGTAGACAGTTACATTAATGTAATatcaaatacaaaaaacaaaatagaaaaagaagaaaaattaaaatgtgcagagaatggcagagaattctaaatactataaatcccaggatttgtagaGTAGAACCATGTTAGTTACCAACATGCTATCATTGTATAGAAGCCAAACCTGTGAAGCAGCAGATTTTCTGAAAGATGCAATCTTGATGGCATTATGCCAGAAACTCTCAGGTATTCCTCCCTGTTGCTTATTGGCACTCAAGTGCTGACTGTGCATAGCCTGACACATGCCACTGTTAAGTATTTTGGTTTCAGGCTTAGTCATATTGAAACCAACATAATACAAATTCGTCATAATTATGTTAATCTAGTAGGTTTAATAGTTAGATTCAAACCAAAATATTCACAGCAATTTTATCTAATATAGAACATCtatcataacctctgaggatgcttgacatagatgtgggcaaaatgtcaggagagaatgcttctggaacctggccatacagcccggaaaactcacagcaacgcattCATTTAGTTAGTTTTTTGAACCTATGCCCCAACATAGAATTCTGAGACTTTAGAAAAGGTAGATTTATTTCTGCTTTATGAGACAGGAATGATGACAACTGTGACAATGCTGCTCAGCTTTGGATGCTCGTGGACTAATGAACTAATGAACACTTGGTCTCAGGAACTCATTCATCAGGCTCTTAAACCAAGTTTTTCATCAACCATGTTTTTGTTTTCCCCAGGATGCAGTAGATTGAGGAGGAAGATGCAACTACTTCTACAGTCTTTCTTTTGTGCCTTTTGGTAATGAGTACCTATCAGTAATGATGACGTGCTACTAAGAACAATAAAAAGTGTATTCTCAAATTGAAATGTGTTTCAGAATATTATTTAGTaaggaaaaaacagaaagaaaatttaACTAACTTGTAGGTTTGTTCATCAATGGAGATAGCCAAGGAACATGCCCACCTTTCATTAACTCCATTTAACATGGCTGTACTTTTCTATTGTCAAAAGATGTGTTCAAGGGGCCAACATCActaaaaacaaatcaaacaattaaccCAATTAAGTCTGCTTTCTGATTGGTTTGTTGGATCCTGAAACTAGACACAATTTATGTCATTGTCCCAGTTTCTGTGTTGTCAGTCTTTCCCCTCTTAGTTTCAAATTGACCCACAATTCAATGTATGTCATCCTGAACATACAATAGGCATATCTATAAATGAGCTCTTATTCTATTTAAAAAGGTGGGTGGCTTACTTCAAGTGTGGCCAACCTGTGGCATGTTGATATAGGCAAAGAAGAGGTTCATCTGTAGTACATAATGAAGTAATGTCCCCTGTCCAGAGCTTGAAATTGTAACTTTTGGGACCACAGTTTCCATTATCCTCAGTCAGCATGGTCAGTGGAGTTGCAATGCAACTTTTCTAAGATCTGTAACATAGTGAGCCTTTGATATCTGTTGGGctttcaagtcctattatatacaatgatgtagtcAAATAATGTCTCTGATATAGAATGGCAAAACTGGATTATTTTCAAGTCATGAATGGTTGAATTTGTGTATACAGAGGACTGACTATAATTTCATAGTAACCATTCCACATACCAAAGCTACTGATCAGCCTCACGATGGAATTactgaattgaatgtttgcctgaaaAATAAGTgactatggaatagtgcaatttaTGGAACGGCTCCTGGAATATTCTTTTGGACTGTGTGGTTTTTAATGTAACAGATTAAATTAAAcagatttaaatattttatgttttaactattgtttttaatatatatgttttaatttatgtatgtaaaattggCATCAAATTATGACTtttttgtaagttgccttgagtcccctgtgatgttgagaaggatgggatataaatgaagtaaataggtaaataaataaatgtattatgttgggagctgccctgagtccccctggagagatagggtggactacaaataaagtattattattattattattattattattattattattaatgacattTATTAGCATATCtgagggcagtggttctcaacctatgggtccccaggtgttttggcctacaactaccagaaatctcagctaatttattagctgttaggatttctaggagttgaagcccaaaagacctggagaccctcaggttgagaaccatgggtTTAGAGGAATAGGATAACCATATGTcacacaggccccatctacagtgacCAGTTAATGCATTTTTGACCCGTACAAAGAAAAAAACTCCTTAATGTACACTAATGCTCTATGCTGTATTACCATTCGAGCCTCCAACA containing:
- the GIP gene encoding gastric inhibitory polypeptide, producing the protein MMAFQVLSLLLVSLSFVLMEENGTRDNTKDSRFLNRRYSEGTLASDYSRTLDNMLKKNFVEWLLNRRENRIDNSLEPSKREVKLPELQERNEGTKVGTKEAKECIRWLLSNVGKQRLPLSNGLDDWKNILKQEFIFWLISADLCKPMMQ